In Paroedura picta isolate Pp20150507F chromosome 12, Ppicta_v3.0, whole genome shotgun sequence, one DNA window encodes the following:
- the BAG4 gene encoding BAG family molecular chaperone regulator 4 isoform X2 yields the protein MREQPSYPGYGSHYWNSQPRASYPSQYPAGPELQGQGINHSYSNGVYGTPYSTPGTGPPSYPNLPQSNTYYSTGHPPVPYSAESPGLYQSQSPTPNWNYPPPDCPAEGSMVRRQVPGYAQPPTPGFPAPPYPYGDCNHGIPQQGPPLPPPSQPRLQDSTWRPPGIYGMQSPYGWSPSSTGHGNRYVAESSLPWPANGASASHPQINSAKDSSYNQLEEGTNQHSYFPESTQLPPGTMNDHKLAQLDTKPSACNTKVQYSAQPQLYDNVQKKLPVANDYGSGFKTSGQLPSEPSDVQPGVRKVIEVMEGVELLEEEVDEFVGKKMDKGYRLLEEMLTKKLLELDSIETGGQESVRQARKEAVHRIQAILEELERKGL from the exons ATGAGG GAGCAGCCCTCTTACCCTGGGTATGGGTCCCACTACTGGAACTCTCAGCCTAGGGCTTCTTACCCAAGTCAATATCCCGCTGGACCTGAGCTCCAAGGCCAG GGGATCAATCATTCCTACTCAAATGGCGTTTATGGCACTCCTTACTCAACTCCTGGAACAGGACCACCTTCGTATCCCAATCTCCCACAATCAAATACCTATTACTCCACAGGGCATCCTCCTGTCCCTTATTCTGCGGAGTCTCCTGGATTGTACCAATCGCAGTCACCAACTCCCAACTGGAATTACCCCCCACCTGATTGTCCAGCAGAAGGTTCTATGGTGAGGAGGCAAGTACCAGGATATGCCCAGCCTCCG ACTCCGGGCTTTCCTGCCCCACCCTATCCATATGGAGACTGCAATCATGGTATTCCTCAACAGgggccaccactaccaccaccatccCAGCCAAGGCTTCAAGATTCAACATGGCGACCTCCTGGCATTTATGGGATGCAATCTCCTTATGGTTGGTCTCCTTCATCAACAGGACATGGGAATCGATATGTTGCTGAAAGCTCTTTACCTTGGCCTGCTAATGGAGCATCTGCCTCACATCCTCAAATTAACAGTGCAAAG GACTCCTCTTACAACCAGTTGGAGGAAGGAACTAACCAGCACAGCTACTTCCCTGAATCCACTCAACTGCCTCCTGGGACCATGAATGATCACAAGCTGGCCCAGCTTGACACTAAGCCATCTGCTTGTAACACCAAAGTGCAGTACAGTGCACAGCCCCAGCTATATGATAATGTACAGAAGAAGCTGCCTGTGGCTAATGACTATGGATCAGGTTTCAAAACCAGTGGGCAGCTTCCATCAGAACCATCAGATGTGCAACCAGGAGTTCGAAAAGTTATAGAGGTTATGGAGGGTGTTGAACTGCTAGAGGAAGAGGTAGATGAATTCGTGGGGAAAAAAATGGACAAAGGCTACCGGCTACTGGAGGAAATGCTGACCAAGAAGCTGTTGGAACTAGACTCTATAGAGACAGGTGGTCAGGAGAGTGTACGCCAAGCAAGGAAAGAGGCTGTTCACAGGATCCAGGCCATACTGGAGGAACTGGAAAGAAAGGGGCTTTAA
- the BAG4 gene encoding BAG family molecular chaperone regulator 4 isoform X1 codes for MAAALRRLLHGTEVERVRPEPEPPPPPWGMETRRCPVHGCGASRGERVPRGDNGSFQEQPSYPGYGSHYWNSQPRASYPSQYPAGPELQGQGINHSYSNGVYGTPYSTPGTGPPSYPNLPQSNTYYSTGHPPVPYSAESPGLYQSQSPTPNWNYPPPDCPAEGSMVRRQVPGYAQPPTPGFPAPPYPYGDCNHGIPQQGPPLPPPSQPRLQDSTWRPPGIYGMQSPYGWSPSSTGHGNRYVAESSLPWPANGASASHPQINSAKDSSYNQLEEGTNQHSYFPESTQLPPGTMNDHKLAQLDTKPSACNTKVQYSAQPQLYDNVQKKLPVANDYGSGFKTSGQLPSEPSDVQPGVRKVIEVMEGVELLEEEVDEFVGKKMDKGYRLLEEMLTKKLLELDSIETGGQESVRQARKEAVHRIQAILEELERKGL; via the exons ATGGCGGCCGCGTTGAGGAGGCTGTTGCATGGTACGGAAGTGGAGCGAGTCCGGCCGGAGCCTGAGCCTCCTCCGCCACCATGGGGCATGGAGACCCGCAGGTGCCCGGTGCATGGCTGCGGGGCCAGCAGGGGGGAGAGGGTCCCTCGTGGCGACAACGGCAGTTTCCAG GAGCAGCCCTCTTACCCTGGGTATGGGTCCCACTACTGGAACTCTCAGCCTAGGGCTTCTTACCCAAGTCAATATCCCGCTGGACCTGAGCTCCAAGGCCAG GGGATCAATCATTCCTACTCAAATGGCGTTTATGGCACTCCTTACTCAACTCCTGGAACAGGACCACCTTCGTATCCCAATCTCCCACAATCAAATACCTATTACTCCACAGGGCATCCTCCTGTCCCTTATTCTGCGGAGTCTCCTGGATTGTACCAATCGCAGTCACCAACTCCCAACTGGAATTACCCCCCACCTGATTGTCCAGCAGAAGGTTCTATGGTGAGGAGGCAAGTACCAGGATATGCCCAGCCTCCG ACTCCGGGCTTTCCTGCCCCACCCTATCCATATGGAGACTGCAATCATGGTATTCCTCAACAGgggccaccactaccaccaccatccCAGCCAAGGCTTCAAGATTCAACATGGCGACCTCCTGGCATTTATGGGATGCAATCTCCTTATGGTTGGTCTCCTTCATCAACAGGACATGGGAATCGATATGTTGCTGAAAGCTCTTTACCTTGGCCTGCTAATGGAGCATCTGCCTCACATCCTCAAATTAACAGTGCAAAG GACTCCTCTTACAACCAGTTGGAGGAAGGAACTAACCAGCACAGCTACTTCCCTGAATCCACTCAACTGCCTCCTGGGACCATGAATGATCACAAGCTGGCCCAGCTTGACACTAAGCCATCTGCTTGTAACACCAAAGTGCAGTACAGTGCACAGCCCCAGCTATATGATAATGTACAGAAGAAGCTGCCTGTGGCTAATGACTATGGATCAGGTTTCAAAACCAGTGGGCAGCTTCCATCAGAACCATCAGATGTGCAACCAGGAGTTCGAAAAGTTATAGAGGTTATGGAGGGTGTTGAACTGCTAGAGGAAGAGGTAGATGAATTCGTGGGGAAAAAAATGGACAAAGGCTACCGGCTACTGGAGGAAATGCTGACCAAGAAGCTGTTGGAACTAGACTCTATAGAGACAGGTGGTCAGGAGAGTGTACGCCAAGCAAGGAAAGAGGCTGTTCACAGGATCCAGGCCATACTGGAGGAACTGGAAAGAAAGGGGCTTTAA